The following coding sequences lie in one Steroidobacter denitrificans genomic window:
- the tuf gene encoding elongation factor Tu: MAKEKFERTKPHINVGTIGHVDHGKTTLTAALTKVMAEKHGGEFKAYDQIDKAPEEKARGITIATSHVEYSSDERHYAHVDCPGHADYVKNMITGAAQMDGAILVCSAADGPMPQTREHILLARQVGVPYILVYLNKADMVDDAELLELVEMEVRELLSKYDFPGDDTPIVTGSALKALEGDQSEIGVPSVLRLVAEMDKYIPVPERAIDGAFLMPVEDVFSISGRGTVVTGRIERGIVKVNDEVEIVGIKETTKTTCTGVEMFRKLLEQGQAGDNVGVLLRGTKREDVERGQVLCKPGSIKPHTNFEAEVYVLTKEEGGRHTPFFKGYRPQFYFRTTDVTGAVELPAGVEMVMPGDNIKMVVELINPIAMEEGLRFAIREGGRTVGAGVVAKILK; encoded by the coding sequence GTGGCCAAAGAGAAGTTTGAACGTACGAAGCCGCATATCAACGTAGGCACGATAGGTCATGTAGACCATGGCAAGACGACGCTGACGGCGGCGTTGACGAAGGTGATGGCGGAGAAGCACGGCGGGGAGTTCAAGGCGTACGATCAGATAGACAAGGCGCCTGAGGAGAAGGCGCGAGGGATCACGATCGCGACCTCGCATGTGGAGTACAGCTCTGATGAGCGTCACTATGCGCATGTGGACTGTCCTGGGCATGCGGATTACGTGAAGAACATGATCACGGGCGCGGCGCAGATGGACGGGGCGATATTGGTGTGTTCGGCGGCGGACGGACCGATGCCGCAGACTCGCGAGCATATTCTGCTGGCCCGTCAGGTTGGCGTTCCGTACATTCTGGTTTACCTGAACAAGGCGGACATGGTGGATGATGCGGAGTTGCTGGAGCTGGTGGAGATGGAGGTTCGCGAGCTGTTGTCGAAGTATGATTTTCCGGGCGATGACACGCCGATCGTGACGGGTTCGGCGCTCAAGGCGCTGGAGGGCGATCAGAGCGAGATCGGGGTACCCTCGGTGCTGCGTTTGGTGGCGGAGATGGACAAGTACATACCGGTGCCGGAGCGGGCGATTGACGGTGCGTTTTTGATGCCGGTGGAGGATGTGTTCTCGATTTCCGGGCGCGGCACGGTGGTGACGGGTCGAATCGAGCGTGGCATCGTGAAGGTGAACGACGAGGTTGAGATCGTCGGGATCAAGGAGACGACCAAGACGACGTGCACGGGCGTGGAGATGTTCCGCAAGTTGCTGGAGCAGGGTCAGGCGGGCGACAACGTGGGTGTGTTGCTGCGCGGCACGAAGCGCGAGGACGTTGAGCGTGGTCAGGTGCTGTGCAAGCCTGGGAGCATCAAGCCGCACACGAATTTCGAGGCGGAGGTTTACGTTTTGACCAAGGAGGAGGGTGGTCGTCACACGCCGTTCTTCAAGGGGTATCGTCCGCAGTTTTACTTTCGCACCACGGATGTGACGGGGGCGGTGGAGCTGCCGGCTGGGGTGGAGATGGTGATGCCTGGTGACAACATCAAGATGGTGGTTGAGCTGATCAATCCGATTGCGATGGAGGAAGGGCTTCGCTTTGCGATTCGCGAGGGCGGTCGCACGGTGGGGGCGGGGGTCGTGGCGAAGATCCTGAAGTAG
- the rplD gene encoding 50S ribosomal protein L4, giving the protein MKLKLVTKGAPSQEVQVSDATFAREYNEALVHQVVVAYMAAGRAGTKAQKTKAEVRGGGIKPWRQKGTGQARAGSRRSPIWVGGGRAFAARPRNFAQKVNRKMYRAAIQAMLSELARQERLLVVNDLEIEAPKTRLLLQRLQELQLGSNVLVLVEAYDEKLELAARNLPYIDVLPVGALDPLSLARHDQILATVAAVRLLEERLA; this is encoded by the coding sequence ATGAAACTCAAGCTGGTTACTAAAGGTGCGCCGTCGCAGGAAGTCCAGGTATCGGACGCGACATTTGCGCGCGAGTACAACGAAGCCCTGGTGCATCAAGTCGTAGTGGCCTACATGGCCGCCGGCCGCGCGGGTACCAAAGCCCAGAAAACCAAGGCCGAAGTGCGGGGCGGCGGCATCAAGCCGTGGCGCCAGAAGGGCACGGGTCAGGCGCGCGCCGGTTCCCGCCGCAGCCCGATATGGGTCGGCGGCGGACGGGCGTTCGCGGCGCGTCCCAGGAATTTTGCGCAGAAAGTCAATCGCAAGATGTATCGCGCAGCGATTCAGGCGATGTTGTCCGAGCTGGCGCGCCAGGAGCGGCTGCTGGTGGTGAACGACCTGGAAATCGAGGCGCCCAAGACGCGGCTGTTGCTGCAGCGCCTGCAGGAACTCCAGCTTGGCAGTAACGTGCTGGTGCTGGTGGAAGCCTATGACGAGAAGCTGGAGCTCGCGGCACGTAATCTGCCGTATATCGATGTGCTTCCCGTCGGTGCGCTCGATCCGCTCAGCCTGGCCCGTCATGATCAAATTCTGGCGACCGTTGCGGCGGTGCGCCTGCTCGAAGAGAGGCTCGCATGA
- the rplW gene encoding 50S ribosomal protein L23, translated as MSQERLMNVLLAPHISEKSARISESDNQLVFRVRRDASAPDVKAAVELMFEVKVAKVNVVNVAGKVKRFGQRLGRRQDYKKAYVSLAPGQSIDLSGAEA; from the coding sequence ATGAGTCAGGAAAGATTGATGAATGTGCTGCTTGCGCCGCATATTTCCGAAAAGAGCGCGCGTATTTCCGAGAGCGACAATCAGCTGGTGTTTCGCGTGCGCCGCGATGCCAGCGCGCCGGACGTCAAGGCCGCTGTCGAATTGATGTTCGAAGTGAAGGTTGCCAAGGTCAATGTGGTCAACGTCGCCGGCAAGGTCAAGCGCTTCGGACAGCGCCTGGGCCGGCGTCAGGACTATAAAAAGGCATATGTAAGCCTGGCACCGGGACAGAGCATCGATCTGAGCGGCGCGGAAGCCTAG
- the rpsC gene encoding 30S ribosomal protein S3 — protein sequence MGQKVNPVGIRLGITRDWDSKWYASTRNFPAYVYTDFQVREFLKKKLSDASVSRIQIERAARKVNITIYTARPGIVIGKKGEDIEKLRGLVSKMMKMPTTDVRINISEIRKPELDATLVAEGIAQQLERRVMFRRAMKRAVTNTMRIGALGIKVRVSGRLNGAEIARTEWYREGRIPLHTFRADIDYGLAEASTTYGIIGVKVWIFKGEVFNQHEQAESADGPVAPAEATA from the coding sequence ATGGGTCAAAAAGTTAATCCGGTCGGCATTCGCCTCGGCATCACCCGTGACTGGGATTCCAAGTGGTATGCATCCACCAGGAATTTCCCGGCCTATGTCTATACCGACTTCCAGGTGCGGGAATTTCTGAAAAAGAAGCTCAGCGACGCTTCGGTCAGCCGCATCCAGATCGAACGCGCGGCACGCAAGGTGAATATCACCATCTATACGGCGCGTCCCGGAATCGTCATCGGCAAGAAGGGCGAGGACATCGAGAAGCTGCGGGGCCTGGTGTCGAAGATGATGAAGATGCCCACGACCGATGTGCGCATCAACATTTCGGAAATTCGCAAGCCCGAACTCGACGCCACGCTGGTCGCCGAAGGTATTGCCCAGCAGCTCGAACGTCGCGTGATGTTCCGCCGTGCGATGAAGCGTGCGGTGACCAACACGATGCGCATCGGTGCCCTGGGTATCAAGGTACGAGTGTCCGGCCGTCTAAACGGCGCGGAAATCGCCCGGACGGAGTGGTATCGGGAAGGACGCATCCCGCTGCATACGTTCCGCGCCGATATCGACTACGGCCTGGCCGAAGCCAGCACCACCTACGGAATCATCGGCGTGAAGGTGTGGATCTTCAAGGGCGAAGTATTCAATCAGC
- the rpsJ gene encoding 30S ribosomal protein S10, whose product MATNQNIRIRLKAFDHRLIDNSAREIVETAKRTGATVRGPVPLPTKMERFTLLVSPHGDKDARDQYEIRTHKRLMDILNPTDKTVDALMKLELPAGVDVQIKLN is encoded by the coding sequence ATGGCAACCAATCAGAATATCCGCATCCGCCTGAAGGCCTTCGACCATCGGCTGATCGACAATTCCGCACGTGAAATCGTCGAGACGGCGAAGCGTACGGGGGCGACCGTGCGGGGTCCCGTGCCGCTGCCCACGAAGATGGAGCGCTTCACCTTGCTGGTTTCTCCGCATGGCGACAAGGATGCCCGTGACCAGTACGAGATCCGTACTCACAAGCGTTTGATGGATATCCTGAATCCCACCGATAAGACGGTGGATGCGCTCATGAAGCTGGAGTTGCCGGCGGGCGTGGACGTACAGATCAAGCTGAATTGA
- the rplV gene encoding 50S ribosomal protein L22, with protein sequence MQVAAKLKNARISPQKCRLVADMVRGQPVGLALNTLRFTPKKGARLVRKVLESAIANAENNLSADVDELKVQTITVDEAPVLKRFRARAKGRGSRIWKRNSHIIVTVGDGKSE encoded by the coding sequence ATGCAGGTCGCAGCGAAACTCAAGAACGCGCGCATTTCTCCGCAGAAATGCCGGCTGGTCGCCGACATGGTTCGCGGTCAGCCTGTCGGCCTGGCGCTCAATACCCTGCGCTTCACGCCCAAGAAGGGCGCGCGGCTGGTGCGCAAGGTTCTGGAATCCGCGATCGCCAATGCCGAGAACAATCTCAGCGCGGACGTCGATGAACTCAAGGTGCAGACGATCACGGTCGACGAGGCACCGGTACTGAAGCGATTCCGGGCGCGCGCGAAGGGGCGTGGCAGCCGTATCTGGAAGCGCAACAGCCACATCATTGTGACGGTCGGCGACGGCAAGAGCGAGTAA
- the rpsS gene encoding 30S ribosomal protein S19, with amino-acid sequence MPRSIKKGPFIDLHLAKKVRVAAEKNDRRPIKTWSRRSMILPDMVGLTIAVHNGRQHVPVLVSENMVGHKLGEFAPTRTFKSHSGDKRG; translated from the coding sequence GTGCCTCGTTCGATCAAGAAGGGTCCGTTTATCGACCTGCACCTCGCCAAGAAGGTGCGCGTCGCTGCCGAGAAGAACGACCGTCGCCCGATCAAGACCTGGTCGCGTCGCTCGATGATCCTGCCGGACATGGTGGGACTCACGATCGCGGTCCATAACGGCCGCCAGCACGTTCCGGTACTGGTGTCCGAAAACATGGTTGGACACAAGCTGGGTGAATTCGCGCCGACGCGGACGTTCAAGTCCCACTCCGGCGACAAGCGGGGTTGA
- the rplB gene encoding 50S ribosomal protein L2, translating to MALIKSKPTSPGRRFQVKISRSHLHKGEPEASLVVHKHGTGARNHSGRQTVRHQGGGHKQKYRLIDFRRDKDGIPGKTERIEYDPNRTAHLALVLYKDGERRYIIAPKGLNPGDPVLSGQEAPIKPGNSMQLRHIPIGTTIHCVEMKPGKGAQIARSAGSSAQLAAREGAYATLRLRSGEMRKIHVDCRATIGEVSNEEHSLRSYGKAGAIRWRGVRPTVRGVVMNPVDHPHGGGEGKSGQGNPHPVSPWGWNTKGKKTRRNKRTANMIVRRRK from the coding sequence ATGGCATTGATCAAGTCCAAACCGACATCACCCGGCCGGCGCTTCCAGGTCAAGATCTCCCGTTCGCACCTGCACAAGGGTGAGCCGGAGGCTTCACTGGTCGTGCACAAGCACGGTACCGGAGCGCGCAATCATTCCGGCCGTCAGACGGTTCGCCATCAAGGCGGCGGTCATAAACAGAAGTATCGCCTGATCGATTTTCGGCGCGATAAGGACGGCATTCCGGGTAAGACCGAACGGATCGAATACGATCCGAACCGCACCGCACATCTCGCGCTGGTGTTGTACAAGGACGGCGAGCGCCGCTACATCATTGCGCCCAAGGGGCTGAATCCGGGCGATCCGGTGCTTTCAGGCCAGGAAGCACCGATCAAGCCGGGCAACAGCATGCAACTGCGCCATATCCCCATCGGCACCACCATCCATTGCGTGGAGATGAAGCCGGGCAAGGGTGCGCAGATCGCCCGCAGCGCCGGCAGCTCGGCGCAGCTCGCCGCGCGCGAGGGAGCCTATGCGACCTTGCGTCTGCGTTCGGGGGAGATGCGCAAGATCCACGTCGACTGCCGCGCCACGATCGGCGAAGTCAGCAACGAGGAACACAGCCTGCGCAGCTACGGCAAGGCCGGTGCAATCCGCTGGCGCGGCGTTCGCCCGACCGTGCGCGGCGTCGTCATGAATCCGGTCGACCACCCGCACGGCGGCGGTGAGGGCAAGTCCGGTCAGGGCAACCCGCATCCGGTCAGCCCCTGGGGCTGGAACACCAAGGGCAAGAAGACACGTCGAAACAAGCGCACGGCGAACATGATCGTCCGCCGTCGCAAGTAA
- the rplC gene encoding 50S ribosomal protein L3 — MSATRTIGLVGRKAGMTRVFTEAGESVPVTVIEALPNRVTQVRTKETDGYRALQVAFGDRKASRLNKPLTGHYAKVKVAPGQSLVEFRLSDEQGTDVAEGAELKVDLFQEGQIVDVTGTTIGKGFAGVMKRHNFGGLPASHGVSVSHRSPGSIGQRQTPGRVFPGKRMAGHMGNVRRTIENLQVVRVDAERNFLLIRGAVPGAPGGQVIVRPSVKAAGRAARKKLAPAKTSAKK; from the coding sequence ATGAGCGCTACCAGGACCATCGGTCTGGTCGGTCGTAAAGCGGGAATGACGCGTGTCTTCACCGAGGCGGGTGAATCCGTACCGGTGACCGTCATCGAAGCGCTTCCGAACCGCGTCACCCAGGTTCGGACCAAGGAAACGGACGGCTATCGTGCGCTGCAGGTGGCGTTCGGCGATCGCAAGGCCTCGCGGTTGAATAAGCCGCTGACCGGCCACTATGCCAAGGTCAAGGTTGCCCCCGGACAGTCGCTGGTCGAGTTTCGTCTCTCGGACGAACAAGGCACGGATGTGGCGGAAGGTGCCGAACTGAAGGTCGACCTGTTTCAGGAAGGCCAGATCGTCGATGTCACGGGCACCACGATCGGCAAGGGCTTCGCCGGTGTCATGAAGCGCCATAATTTCGGTGGCTTGCCCGCCTCGCACGGCGTTTCGGTCTCGCATCGTTCGCCGGGCTCCATCGGTCAGCGTCAGACCCCTGGCCGCGTGTTTCCAGGCAAGCGCATGGCGGGTCATATGGGCAATGTCCGGCGCACGATAGAGAACCTGCAGGTGGTCCGCGTGGATGCCGAGCGCAATTTTCTGCTGATCCGCGGTGCGGTTCCCGGTGCGCCGGGCGGCCAGGTGATCGTACGCCCGTCGGTCAAGGCCGCTGGCCGTGCCGCGAGAAAAAAACTCGCGCCTGCCAAGACGTCCGCCAAAAAGTAA
- the fusA gene encoding elongation factor G, producing MPRTTPIDRYRNIGISAHIDAGKTTTTERILFYTGVSHKIGETHDGAATMDFMEQEQERGITIMSAATTCFWKGMDGRFPEHRINIIDTPGHVDFTIEVERSLRVLDSAVAVFCAVAGVQPQSETVWRQMNKYQVPRIAFVNKMDRAGANFLRCVEQIKTRLRGVPVPIQLPIGAEDTFEGVVDLIQMKEIWWDPAVQGIRFEYRDIPADMMDQCQEWRAKLVEAAAEANEELLNKYLEGEELSIEEIKQGLRERSIRNEIVLCVCGSAFKNKGVQAMLDAVVEYMPSPIEMPPVKGLLSDGTEGTRKAGDEEKFAALAFKILNDPFVGSLTFFRVYSGVLNSGDTVMNAGKDKKERIGRLLQIHASDRSEIKEVRAGDIAAAVGLKDVITGDTLCDPEHVIQLEKMDFPEPVISVAVEPKTKADQEKMGIALQRLTKEDPSFRMSTDQESGQTIIAGMGELHLEIIVDRLKREFKVEANVGKPMVAYRETIRSKVEQEGKFVRQSGGRGQYGHVWITLEPAEEGKGYEFVNAIVGGTVPREYIPAVDKGIKEATENGVLAGYPVVDVKITLFDGSYHDVDSNEMAFKIAGSMAFKEAMAKAKPVILEPIMKVEVVTPEDYYGDIVGDLNRRRGQIIGMEDSISGKVVTAEVPLAEMFQYSTSMRSMSQGRATYTMEFAKYLEVPANVAAAITKKT from the coding sequence GTGCCACGTACTACTCCCATCGACCGATATCGGAATATCGGCATTTCCGCGCACATCGACGCGGGTAAGACCACGACGACCGAGCGCATCCTGTTTTATACCGGTGTGTCGCACAAGATCGGTGAAACGCACGACGGCGCAGCGACCATGGACTTCATGGAGCAGGAGCAGGAACGCGGTATCACCATCATGTCGGCGGCGACCACGTGCTTCTGGAAAGGCATGGATGGCCGATTCCCGGAGCATCGCATCAATATCATCGATACGCCGGGCCACGTCGACTTCACGATCGAAGTCGAGCGCAGCTTGCGGGTGCTGGACAGCGCCGTCGCGGTATTTTGCGCGGTTGCCGGCGTGCAGCCGCAGTCCGAGACGGTCTGGCGCCAGATGAACAAATACCAGGTGCCGCGTATCGCGTTCGTCAACAAGATGGACCGTGCGGGCGCCAATTTTTTGCGCTGCGTCGAGCAGATCAAGACGCGTCTGCGCGGTGTGCCCGTGCCGATCCAGCTGCCGATCGGCGCCGAGGATACCTTCGAGGGCGTCGTGGACCTGATCCAGATGAAGGAAATCTGGTGGGATCCCGCCGTGCAGGGTATCCGTTTCGAATATCGTGATATTCCCGCGGACATGATGGATCAGTGCCAGGAGTGGCGCGCGAAGCTGGTCGAGGCGGCTGCCGAGGCCAACGAGGAACTGCTCAACAAGTATCTCGAAGGCGAGGAATTGAGCATCGAGGAGATCAAGCAAGGCCTGCGCGAACGCTCGATCCGCAACGAGATCGTCCTGTGCGTATGCGGCTCGGCATTCAAGAACAAGGGCGTACAGGCCATGCTGGATGCCGTGGTCGAATACATGCCTTCGCCGATCGAGATGCCGCCGGTCAAGGGCCTGCTCTCCGACGGTACCGAGGGCACCCGCAAGGCCGGTGACGAGGAAAAGTTTGCGGCCCTGGCGTTCAAGATCCTCAATGATCCATTCGTGGGCAGCTTGACGTTCTTCCGTGTTTATTCCGGAGTGCTGAACTCCGGCGATACGGTGATGAATGCCGGCAAGGACAAGAAAGAGCGTATCGGCCGGCTGTTGCAGATCCACGCCAGCGATCGCAGCGAAATCAAGGAAGTGCGTGCCGGCGATATCGCCGCCGCCGTCGGCCTGAAGGACGTGATCACGGGCGACACGCTATGCGATCCGGAGCATGTGATCCAGCTGGAAAAGATGGACTTTCCCGAGCCGGTCATTTCGGTCGCGGTCGAGCCGAAGACGAAGGCCGACCAGGAGAAGATGGGCATCGCGCTGCAGCGCCTGACGAAGGAGGATCCATCCTTCCGCATGTCCACCGATCAGGAATCCGGCCAGACGATCATCGCCGGCATGGGTGAATTGCACCTGGAAATCATCGTCGATCGCTTGAAGCGTGAGTTCAAGGTCGAGGCGAACGTCGGCAAGCCGATGGTGGCCTATCGCGAGACGATCCGCAGCAAGGTGGAGCAGGAAGGCAAGTTCGTGCGCCAGTCGGGCGGTCGGGGTCAGTACGGCCATGTCTGGATCACGCTCGAGCCCGCCGAGGAAGGCAAGGGTTACGAGTTCGTCAATGCCATCGTCGGCGGCACGGTGCCGCGTGAATACATTCCCGCAGTGGACAAGGGCATCAAGGAAGCGACCGAGAACGGCGTACTGGCCGGCTATCCGGTCGTGGACGTAAAGATCACCCTGTTCGATGGCTCCTACCACGATGTCGACTCCAATGAAATGGCGTTCAAGATCGCCGGCTCCATGGCCTTCAAGGAAGCCATGGCCAAGGCCAAGCCGGTGATCCTCGAACCCATCATGAAGGTGGAAGTCGTGACGCCGGAAGATTATTACGGCGATATCGTCGGCGACCTCAATCGTCGCCGCGGCCAGATCATCGGTATGGAAGATTCGATTTCCGGCAAGGTGGTGACCGCCGAGGTGCCGCTGGCGGAAATGTTCCAGTACTCCACGTCCATGCGCTCCATGAGCCAGGGCCGTGCGACTTACACCATGGAATTCGCCAAGTACCTGGAAGTGCCGGCGAACGTCGCCGCCGCGATCACCAAGAAGACTTGA